One genomic region from Syngnathus typhle isolate RoL2023-S1 ecotype Sweden linkage group LG17, RoL_Styp_1.0, whole genome shotgun sequence encodes:
- the ush1ga gene encoding pre-mRNA splicing regulator USH1G isoform X4 has product MTPTLWAAYHGNLEALRLIVARGGNPDKCDIWGNTPLHLAAANGHHNCLFFLVTFGANIWCLDNDYHTPLNMAATKNHMDCVRYLDSIASKQMGLNPKLVNKLKERAFRDAEQRIKDCAKMQKKHHKRMEKKYHKEAPEASVSDVMSFSSYSSGSVSHKVRNLDEAAVGVPYSQATLQATNRGKTKIQKKLEKRKQGEGTFKIYEDGRKSVRSLSGLQLGNDVMFLKPGTYVNPKDYGRRNIRDMFPRDHDDTISRAISEPDLHGINADHSEVSTDSGHDSLFNRPGLGTMVFRRNYVSGGMFDMGDPDGTEGSGHSVHFRGRLHPRPSLDEDSIGSARSLQERNLEELPWEEVELGLDDDNEALTSPLEVFLATHGMSEFFSIFRREKIDLQALLLCSDQDLRSIHIPLGPRKKILDACQRRLETIEDPECIDDTEL; this is encoded by the exons ATGACACCGACGCTATGGGCGGCCTACCACGGGAACCTGGAGGCTCTGCGGCTCATCGTAGCGAGGGg AGGGAACCCTGACAAGTGTGACATCTGGGGCAACACGCCTCTCCACCTCGCCGCTGCCAACGGTCACCACAACTGCCTTTTCTTCCTGGTGACGTTCGGCGCCAACATCTGGTGCCTTGATAATGACTACCACACGCCACTCAACATGGCCGCCACCAAGAACCACATGGACTGTGTTCGCTACCTGGACTCCATCGCTTCCAAGCAAATGGGGCTCAACCCCAAGCTGGTCAACAAGCTGAAGGAGCGGGCGTTTCGAGACGCCGAGCAGCGCATCAAAGATTGCGCCAAGATGCAGAAGAAGCACCATAAGCGCATGGAGAAGAAGTACCACAAGGAGGCGCCAGAGGCATCCGTGTCGGATGTTATGAGTTTTTCCAGTTACAGCAGCGGCTCGGTTAGCCACAAGGTGCGCAACTTGGACGAGGCCGCCGTCGGTGTGCCATATTCGCAG GCTACTCTTCAAGCCACAAACCGAGGGAAGACAAAAATCCAGAAGAAGCTGGAGAAAAGGAAACAAGGAGAAGGGACCTTTAAAATCTACGAGGACGGGAGGAAGAGCGTGCGCTCCCTCTCTGGACTCCAACTGGGCAACGACGTCATGTTCCTCAAACCCGGAACGTACGTCAACCCTAAGGATTACGGCCGCCGCAACATCCGCGACATGTTCCCCCGAGATCACGACGACACCATTTCACGTGCCATCAGCGAGCCGGACCTCCACGGAATCAACGCCGATCACTCGGAGGTCAGCACGGACTCGGGACACGATTCCCTGTTCAACCGGCCCGGTCTGGGCACCATGGTCTTCAGGAGGAACTACGTGAGCGGGGGGATGTTTGACATGGGCGATCCGGACGGAACCGAGGGCTCGGGTCACTCTGTGCATTTCCGCGGCAGACTGCACCCTCGTCCCAGTCTGGACGAGGACAGCATCGGAAGCGCTCGCAGCCTGCAGGAGAGGAACCTGGAGGAACTTCCTTGGGAGGAGGTGGAATTGGGACTGGATGACGACAATGAGGCCCTCACCAGCCCTTTGGAGGTCTTCTTGGCCACGCACGGCATGAGCGAGTTCTTCTCCATATTTAGGAGGGAAAAGATCGACCTACAAGCACTGCTGCTCTGCTCTGACCAGGATCTCAGGAGCATCCACATCCCTTTAGGACCCAGGAAAAAGATCTTAGATGCCTGTCAGAGACGCCTTGAGACCATAGAGGACCCCGAGTGCATTGATGACACTGAACT ATGA
- the ush1ga gene encoding pre-mRNA splicing regulator USH1G isoform X3 has translation MNDRYHKAARDGYLDLLREATRKELNAPDEDGMTPTLWAAYHGNLEALRLIVARGGNPDKCDIWGNTPLHLAAANGHHNCLFFLVTFGANIWCLDNDYHTPLNMAATKNHMDCVRYLDSIASKQMGLNPKLVNKLKERAFRDAEQRIKDCAKMQKKHHKRMEKKYHKEAPEASVSDVMSFSSYSSGSVSHKATLQATNRGKTKIQKKLEKRKQGEGTFKIYEDGRKSVRSLSGLQLGNDVMFLKPGTYVNPKDYGRRNIRDMFPRDHDDTISRAISEPDLHGINADHSEVSTDSGHDSLFNRPGLGTMVFRRNYVSGGMFDMGDPDGTEGSGHSVHFRGRLHPRPSLDEDSIGSARSLQERNLEELPWEEVELGLDDDNEALTSPLEVFLATHGMSEFFSIFRREKIDLQALLLCSDQDLRSIHIPLGPRKKILDACQRRLETIEDPECIDDTEL, from the exons ATGAATGACAGGTACCACAAGGCGGCCCGGGACGGCTACCTGGACCTGCTGAGGGAGGCCACACGCAAGGAGCTCAACGCGCCCGATGAGGATGGCATGACACCGACGCTATGGGCGGCCTACCACGGGAACCTGGAGGCTCTGCGGCTCATCGTAGCGAGGGg AGGGAACCCTGACAAGTGTGACATCTGGGGCAACACGCCTCTCCACCTCGCCGCTGCCAACGGTCACCACAACTGCCTTTTCTTCCTGGTGACGTTCGGCGCCAACATCTGGTGCCTTGATAATGACTACCACACGCCACTCAACATGGCCGCCACCAAGAACCACATGGACTGTGTTCGCTACCTGGACTCCATCGCTTCCAAGCAAATGGGGCTCAACCCCAAGCTGGTCAACAAGCTGAAGGAGCGGGCGTTTCGAGACGCCGAGCAGCGCATCAAAGATTGCGCCAAGATGCAGAAGAAGCACCATAAGCGCATGGAGAAGAAGTACCACAAGGAGGCGCCAGAGGCATCCGTGTCGGATGTTATGAGTTTTTCCAGTTACAGCAGCGGCTCGGTTAGCCACAAG GCTACTCTTCAAGCCACAAACCGAGGGAAGACAAAAATCCAGAAGAAGCTGGAGAAAAGGAAACAAGGAGAAGGGACCTTTAAAATCTACGAGGACGGGAGGAAGAGCGTGCGCTCCCTCTCTGGACTCCAACTGGGCAACGACGTCATGTTCCTCAAACCCGGAACGTACGTCAACCCTAAGGATTACGGCCGCCGCAACATCCGCGACATGTTCCCCCGAGATCACGACGACACCATTTCACGTGCCATCAGCGAGCCGGACCTCCACGGAATCAACGCCGATCACTCGGAGGTCAGCACGGACTCGGGACACGATTCCCTGTTCAACCGGCCCGGTCTGGGCACCATGGTCTTCAGGAGGAACTACGTGAGCGGGGGGATGTTTGACATGGGCGATCCGGACGGAACCGAGGGCTCGGGTCACTCTGTGCATTTCCGCGGCAGACTGCACCCTCGTCCCAGTCTGGACGAGGACAGCATCGGAAGCGCTCGCAGCCTGCAGGAGAGGAACCTGGAGGAACTTCCTTGGGAGGAGGTGGAATTGGGACTGGATGACGACAATGAGGCCCTCACCAGCCCTTTGGAGGTCTTCTTGGCCACGCACGGCATGAGCGAGTTCTTCTCCATATTTAGGAGGGAAAAGATCGACCTACAAGCACTGCTGCTCTGCTCTGACCAGGATCTCAGGAGCATCCACATCCCTTTAGGACCCAGGAAAAAGATCTTAGATGCCTGTCAGAGACGCCTTGAGACCATAGAGGACCCCGAGTGCATTGATGACACTGAACT ATGA
- the ush1ga gene encoding pre-mRNA splicing regulator USH1G isoform X1 — MNDRYHKAARDGYLDLLREATRKELNAPDEDGMTPTLWAAYHGNLEALRLIVARGGNPDKCDIWGNTPLHLAAANGHHNCLFFLVTFGANIWCLDNDYHTPLNMAATKNHMDCVRYLDSIASKQMGLNPKLVNKLKERAFRDAEQRIKDCAKMQKKHHKRMEKKYHKEAPEASVSDVMSFSSYSSGSVSHKVRNLDEAAVGVPYSQATLQATNRGKTKIQKKLEKRKQGEGTFKIYEDGRKSVRSLSGLQLGNDVMFLKPGTYVNPKDYGRRNIRDMFPRDHDDTISRAISEPDLHGINADHSEVSTDSGHDSLFNRPGLGTMVFRRNYVSGGMFDMGDPDGTEGSGHSVHFRGRLHPRPSLDEDSIGSARSLQERNLEELPWEEVELGLDDDNEALTSPLEVFLATHGMSEFFSIFRREKIDLQALLLCSDQDLRSIHIPLGPRKKILDACQRRLETIEDPECIDDTEL; from the exons ATGAATGACAGGTACCACAAGGCGGCCCGGGACGGCTACCTGGACCTGCTGAGGGAGGCCACACGCAAGGAGCTCAACGCGCCCGATGAGGATGGCATGACACCGACGCTATGGGCGGCCTACCACGGGAACCTGGAGGCTCTGCGGCTCATCGTAGCGAGGGg AGGGAACCCTGACAAGTGTGACATCTGGGGCAACACGCCTCTCCACCTCGCCGCTGCCAACGGTCACCACAACTGCCTTTTCTTCCTGGTGACGTTCGGCGCCAACATCTGGTGCCTTGATAATGACTACCACACGCCACTCAACATGGCCGCCACCAAGAACCACATGGACTGTGTTCGCTACCTGGACTCCATCGCTTCCAAGCAAATGGGGCTCAACCCCAAGCTGGTCAACAAGCTGAAGGAGCGGGCGTTTCGAGACGCCGAGCAGCGCATCAAAGATTGCGCCAAGATGCAGAAGAAGCACCATAAGCGCATGGAGAAGAAGTACCACAAGGAGGCGCCAGAGGCATCCGTGTCGGATGTTATGAGTTTTTCCAGTTACAGCAGCGGCTCGGTTAGCCACAAGGTGCGCAACTTGGACGAGGCCGCCGTCGGTGTGCCATATTCGCAG GCTACTCTTCAAGCCACAAACCGAGGGAAGACAAAAATCCAGAAGAAGCTGGAGAAAAGGAAACAAGGAGAAGGGACCTTTAAAATCTACGAGGACGGGAGGAAGAGCGTGCGCTCCCTCTCTGGACTCCAACTGGGCAACGACGTCATGTTCCTCAAACCCGGAACGTACGTCAACCCTAAGGATTACGGCCGCCGCAACATCCGCGACATGTTCCCCCGAGATCACGACGACACCATTTCACGTGCCATCAGCGAGCCGGACCTCCACGGAATCAACGCCGATCACTCGGAGGTCAGCACGGACTCGGGACACGATTCCCTGTTCAACCGGCCCGGTCTGGGCACCATGGTCTTCAGGAGGAACTACGTGAGCGGGGGGATGTTTGACATGGGCGATCCGGACGGAACCGAGGGCTCGGGTCACTCTGTGCATTTCCGCGGCAGACTGCACCCTCGTCCCAGTCTGGACGAGGACAGCATCGGAAGCGCTCGCAGCCTGCAGGAGAGGAACCTGGAGGAACTTCCTTGGGAGGAGGTGGAATTGGGACTGGATGACGACAATGAGGCCCTCACCAGCCCTTTGGAGGTCTTCTTGGCCACGCACGGCATGAGCGAGTTCTTCTCCATATTTAGGAGGGAAAAGATCGACCTACAAGCACTGCTGCTCTGCTCTGACCAGGATCTCAGGAGCATCCACATCCCTTTAGGACCCAGGAAAAAGATCTTAGATGCCTGTCAGAGACGCCTTGAGACCATAGAGGACCCCGAGTGCATTGATGACACTGAACT ATGA
- the ush1ga gene encoding pre-mRNA splicing regulator USH1G isoform X2 — protein sequence MNDRYHKAARDGYLDLLREATRKELNAPDEDGMTPTLWAAYHGNLEALRLIVARGGNPDKCDIWGNTPLHLAAANGHHNCLFFLVTFGANIWCLDNDYHTPLNMAATKNHMDCVRYLDSIASKQMGLNPKLVNKLKERAFRDAEQRIKDCAKMQKKHHKRMEKKYHKEAPEASVSDVMSFSSYSSGSVSHKVRNLDEAAVGVPYSQATLQATNRGKTKIQKKLEKRKQGEGTFKIYEDGRKSVRSLSGLQLGNDVMFLKPGTYVNPKDYGRRNIRDMFPRDHDDTISRAISEPDLHGINADHSEVSTDSGHDSLFNRPGLGTMVFRRNYVSGGMFDMGDPDGTEGSGHSVHFRGRLHPRPSLDEDSIGSARSLQERNLEELPWEEVELGLDDDNEALTSPLEVFLATHGMSEFFSIFRREKIDLQALLLCSDQDLRSIHIPLGPRKKILDACQRRLETIEDPECIDDTEL from the exons ATGAATGACAGGTACCACAAGGCGGCCCGGGACGGCTACCTGGACCTGCTGAGGGAGGCCACACGCAAGGAGCTCAACGCGCCCGATGAGGATGGCATGACACCGACGCTATGGGCGGCCTACCACGGGAACCTGGAGGCTCTGCGGCTCATCGTAGCGAGGGg AGGGAACCCTGACAAGTGTGACATCTGGGGCAACACGCCTCTCCACCTCGCCGCTGCCAACGGTCACCACAACTGCCTTTTCTTCCTGGTGACGTTCGGCGCCAACATCTGGTGCCTTGATAATGACTACCACACGCCACTCAACATGGCCGCCACCAAGAACCACATGGACTGTGTTCGCTACCTGGACTCCATCGCTTCCAAGCAAATGGGGCTCAACCCCAAGCTGGTCAACAAGCTGAAGGAGCGGGCGTTTCGAGACGCCGAGCAGCGCATCAAAGATTGCGCCAAGATGCAGAAGAAGCACCATAAGCGCATGGAGAAGAAGTACCACAAGGAGGCGCCAGAGGCATCCGTGTCGGATGTTATGAGTTTTTCCAGTTACAGCAGCGGCTCGGTTAGCCACAAGGTGCGCAACTTGGACGAGGCCGCCGTCGGTGTGCCATATTCGCAG GCTACTCTTCAAGCCACAAACCGAGGGAAGACAAAAATCCAGAAGAAGCTGGAGAAAAGGAAACAAGGAGAAGGGACCTTTAAAATCTACGAGGACGGGAGGAAGAGCGTGCGCTCCCTCTCTGGACTCCAACTGGGCAACGACGTCATGTTCCTCAAACCCGGAACGTACGTCAACCCTAAGGATTACGGCCGCCGCAACATCCGCGACATGTTCCCCCGAGATCACGACGACACCATTTCACGTGCCATCAGCGAGCCGGACCTCCACGGAATCAACGCCGATCACTCGGAGGTCAGCACGGACTCGGGACACGATTCCCTGTTCAACCGGCCCGGTCTGGGCACCATGGTCTTCAGGAGGAACTACGTGAGCGGGGGGATGTTTGACATGGGCGATCCGGACGGAACCGAGGGCTCGGGTCACTCTGTGCATTTCCGCGGCAGACTGCACCCTCGTCCCAGTCTGGACGAGGACAGCATCGGAAGCGCTCGCAGCCTGCAGGAGAGGAACCTGGAGGAACTTCCTTGGGAGGAGGTGGAATTGGGACTGGATGACGACAATGAGGCCCTCACCAGCCCTTTGGAGGTCTTCTTGGCCACGCACGGCATGAGCGAGTTCTTCTCCATATTTAGGAGGGAAAAGATCGACCTACAAGCACTGCTGCTCTGCTCTGACCAGGATCTCAGGAGCATCCACATCCCTTTAGGACCCAGGAAAAAGATCTTAGATGCCTGTCAGAGACGCCTTGAGACCATAGAGGACCCCGAGTGCATTGATGACACTGAACTGTGA